The Arachis ipaensis cultivar K30076 chromosome B05, Araip1.1, whole genome shotgun sequence nucleotide sequence TATCATTTCTCTGTAATCTCTATGGCATGTCTGTGTCATATAACTTGTTAATCAACAATTAAATGAATCTTCTATGTTACCCTGTGGATTTGTAACTCCATGGAATGCATTAATAGTAATTTCTGTCACTTAGTAAAGTATACATCTAGTTAAATTAGATCTTCTAAGAACCTATAAGATGtacaattcatcaatcaaaagaTTCTTTTAAGAATGGTTGCTAATATCTGACATGATCAACAAATCAGTAACAGAAATCAGAGTTCTGATCTCTACTTTTGTTCTCATTTTCTCATGGTCCTCTCATCTTTTCAACAAAGTGACGCCTCTTTTCTTCAGTGTTCCCATTGACATCTACTTTTGGCTCTTGTGAATCATTCACTCCGTCTCCATTGCTAAGATCTTCAAGATCTGACGGGGCACCCCCAGCATTGCTTGAGCATTCCGTCCCCTTATCGTTCGGTGGTTCACCAACTTCAAGCCTTGTTTCAATCTCTACTACTGCACCTCCAGAAATAAGGTTTATCTTATAGGAAGGGCCAACATTTATCTTATAGAAACCACAAACAAGTGAAGGTTTCAGTGAGGATTtct carries:
- the LOC110272166 gene encoding uncharacterized protein LOC110272166, giving the protein MASRDQSEKLKWSSQLYEECHRYLASLNIEYHPFIMRPSAGSSFDGLEKSIVEIETRLEVGEPPNDKGTECSSNAGGAPSDLEDLSNGDGVNDSQEPKVDVNGNTEEKRRHFVEKMRGP